In the genome of Nitrospira japonica, one region contains:
- the kdpC gene encoding potassium-transporting ATPase subunit KdpC yields the protein MRVHIRPALTLLFIMTVLTGLVYPAAVTGLAQLAFPGQANGSLIVRHGRVIGSELIGQPFHKPEYFWSRPSATLPFPYNAAASSGSNLGPTNPVLIETVKTRVDALRAADPGNDAPIPVDLVTASGSGLDPHISPAAARYQVRRVARVRGLGEETVNALVSRYTEERQFGLLGERRVNVLKLNMAIDQIR from the coding sequence ATGCGCGTGCACATACGGCCTGCGCTCACGCTGTTATTCATCATGACGGTCCTTACGGGCTTGGTCTATCCGGCGGCGGTCACGGGATTGGCCCAACTGGCATTCCCGGGGCAGGCCAACGGCAGCCTCATCGTTCGTCACGGTCGCGTCATCGGATCGGAATTGATCGGGCAGCCGTTTCACAAACCGGAATATTTTTGGAGCCGCCCGTCGGCCACCTTGCCGTTTCCGTACAATGCCGCGGCATCGAGCGGGTCGAATCTCGGTCCGACCAATCCTGTTCTGATCGAAACGGTGAAAACACGCGTCGATGCCCTACGAGCCGCGGACCCGGGCAACGACGCACCCATTCCAGTCGACTTGGTTACGGCGTCCGGGAGCGGACTCGACCCCCATATCAGTCCGGCCGCGGCACGCTATCAGGTTCGGCGGGTGGCGCGTGTGCGAGGCCTAGGGGAGGAGACCGTGAACGCCCTGGTAAGCCGGTACACGGAAGAGCGCCAGTTCGGATTGCTGGGAGAGCGGCGGGTCAACGTCTTGAAGCTGAACATGGCGATCGATCAGATCCGCTGA
- a CDS encoding sensor histidine kinase has product MNQERPNPDVLLARVRAEESKRSEGKLKIFFGANPGVGKTYAMLETAHEQRRDGEDVVIGVVETHGRPDTEALVSGLEVLPRREVEYRGALLHEFDLDGALARRPVIILIDELAHTNAPGLRHEKRWQDALELLKAGISVYTTVNVQHLESLNDVVARITGVRVRETVPDSILERADDVELIDLPPDDVLQRLKDGKVYVSDQIKHAVQNFFTKGNLIALRELALRRTAERVDQQMEVYRRDHAVIRTWPAADTIMVCVNMKPRGPRLVRAARQMAAGLHAKWIAVYVQVPRHIGLPQQDRERLSHTMRLAERLGAETATLTGEHVARELLNFAHRRNVTKIIVGKPVRTWWKEWIFGSVVSDLIHQSGDIDVHVMTGDVGEGEPLVRRTFRRTSGLPVYGYAVLGVLIATAIAWAMFPYFGSANLIMMYLIAVVVVAIRYGRGPSVLASFLSVAAFDVFFVPPYFSFAVSDIEYALTFGVMLIVALVISGLAVRIRQQADLAREREQRTAVLYAMSRDLATHRGTPVLTRLAVRHLRDVFDSQVAVFLADADKRVRIQLGESLYFEFDPKESGVAQWVFDHNERAGIGTDTLPGAKALYLPLVASTGPIGVVAVRPKDAGSLLNSEPVHLLESLVNHIALALERTRLSEEAHQAHMQAETERMRNAILSSVSHDLRTPLATITGAASVLIEEHGRLDSSARLELARSIHREADRLDRLLKNLLDMMRLEAGAVRLSKEWHPADEIVGAALARLEGRLHDHVVATVCPADLPLVLVDGVLFEQVLINLLENAAKYSPSGSTIEVFASASGREIMMEVADRGPGLPAGEETCIFDKFYRGQTARDGGVGLGLTICRGIVEAHGGRIWAENRRGGGASFRLTIPLVERQPSIEAEQAEVKPV; this is encoded by the coding sequence ATGAATCAGGAACGCCCGAATCCCGACGTGCTCCTCGCTCGCGTTCGAGCCGAAGAATCCAAACGGTCGGAAGGTAAACTGAAAATCTTCTTCGGAGCCAATCCCGGCGTGGGAAAGACCTATGCCATGCTGGAAACAGCTCACGAACAACGGCGGGACGGCGAGGACGTCGTCATCGGGGTCGTGGAAACCCACGGAAGGCCGGATACCGAGGCCCTGGTAAGCGGTCTGGAGGTCCTGCCGCGCCGCGAGGTCGAGTATCGCGGCGCCCTGCTTCACGAGTTCGACCTCGACGGAGCCTTGGCGCGGCGTCCTGTCATCATTCTCATCGATGAACTGGCCCACACCAACGCGCCCGGACTTCGCCACGAGAAACGCTGGCAGGATGCCCTGGAACTTCTGAAGGCCGGCATCAGCGTCTACACGACGGTGAACGTGCAGCACCTGGAAAGCTTGAACGATGTGGTGGCGCGGATCACCGGAGTGCGCGTGCGCGAGACGGTGCCGGATTCCATCTTGGAACGGGCCGACGACGTCGAACTCATCGACCTTCCGCCCGATGATGTTTTGCAGCGCCTCAAGGACGGAAAAGTCTATGTTTCAGACCAGATCAAGCATGCCGTTCAGAATTTCTTCACGAAAGGAAATCTGATTGCGCTCCGTGAGCTCGCGCTGCGACGCACCGCCGAGCGCGTCGACCAGCAGATGGAGGTCTACCGACGCGACCACGCGGTGATCCGGACCTGGCCCGCGGCGGACACCATCATGGTGTGCGTCAACATGAAGCCCCGGGGGCCGCGGCTGGTGAGAGCCGCGCGTCAGATGGCTGCGGGACTGCATGCGAAATGGATCGCCGTATACGTACAGGTTCCCCGTCATATCGGCCTGCCGCAACAGGATCGGGAACGGCTGTCACACACCATGCGACTGGCCGAGCGGCTCGGCGCCGAAACGGCGACCTTGACAGGCGAGCATGTGGCGCGGGAGCTGCTGAATTTCGCGCACCGCCGAAACGTGACCAAGATCATCGTGGGTAAGCCGGTCCGGACGTGGTGGAAGGAATGGATTTTCGGTTCGGTCGTATCGGACCTCATCCATCAGAGCGGGGACATCGATGTCCACGTGATGACGGGGGACGTCGGCGAAGGTGAGCCCCTCGTCCGGAGAACGTTCCGGAGGACGAGTGGTCTCCCGGTATACGGATACGCGGTTCTGGGAGTCCTGATCGCGACCGCGATCGCGTGGGCGATGTTTCCGTATTTCGGGTCCGCCAATCTCATCATGATGTATCTCATTGCGGTGGTCGTCGTGGCCATACGCTATGGGCGCGGTCCCTCCGTGCTCGCGTCGTTTCTGAGCGTGGCAGCGTTCGACGTCTTCTTCGTCCCGCCGTACTTCTCCTTCGCCGTGTCGGATATCGAATACGCGCTGACCTTCGGGGTGATGCTGATCGTCGCGCTCGTCATCAGCGGTCTCGCCGTCAGGATTCGGCAGCAGGCCGATCTGGCAAGGGAGAGGGAGCAGCGAACGGCCGTGCTGTATGCAATGAGCCGGGATCTCGCGACTCACAGAGGGACGCCGGTGCTGACACGGCTCGCAGTCCGTCATCTGCGCGACGTATTCGACAGTCAAGTGGCGGTCTTTTTGGCCGATGCGGACAAGCGAGTCAGGATTCAGCTCGGCGAGTCATTGTATTTCGAGTTCGATCCGAAGGAATCCGGCGTCGCTCAATGGGTGTTCGATCACAACGAGCGCGCCGGGATCGGAACCGATACGCTGCCCGGAGCGAAGGCATTGTATCTTCCCTTGGTCGCCTCAACCGGGCCGATCGGAGTCGTGGCCGTGCGGCCGAAGGACGCCGGCTCCTTGCTGAATTCCGAACCGGTACACTTACTCGAGTCTCTCGTGAATCACATTGCCTTGGCCCTCGAGCGGACGCGCCTCTCCGAGGAGGCACACCAGGCTCACATGCAGGCGGAAACCGAGCGCATGCGGAACGCGATCCTGAGTTCGGTCTCGCACGACCTGCGGACTCCGCTCGCCACCATCACGGGCGCCGCCAGCGTTCTGATCGAGGAGCACGGGCGGCTGGACTCGTCGGCCCGCCTCGAACTCGCCCGGTCGATCCATCGAGAGGCCGACCGTCTGGACCGCCTGCTCAAGAACCTGCTCGACATGATGCGCCTCGAGGCGGGGGCCGTGCGGCTGAGCAAAGAATGGCATCCGGCGGACGAAATCGTGGGCGCGGCGCTGGCGCGGCTGGAAGGTCGATTGCACGACCACGTCGTGGCCACGGTATGTCCCGCCGATCTGCCTCTTGTCCTGGTCGACGGCGTCCTGTTTGAGCAGGTCTTGATCAATCTGCTGGAGAACGCCGCGAAATACTCGCCTTCGGGAAGCACAATCGAGGTGTTCGCGTCGGCGAGCGGCCGTGAAATCATGATGGAGGTGGCCGATCGGGGCCCCGGCCTTCCGGCCGGGGAAGAAACATGCATCTTCGACAAGTTCTATCGAGGCCAGACCGCGCGCGACGGTGGTGTGGGATTGGGGCTGACGATTTGTCGCGGTATCGTCGAAGCGCACGGCGGACGCATTTGGGCCGAAAATCGGCGGGGAGGGGGAGCGAGCTTCCGCTTGACTATTCCCCTCGTGGAGCGGCAACCGTCCATCGAGGCGGAGCAAGCCGAGGTCAAACCGGTCTGA
- a CDS encoding response regulator — protein MSGQDVTVLVIEDEPEIRRFLRATLPAHGFRLLEATTGRQGLVDAKARTPDLILLDLGLPDLDGIEVIRLVREWTVTPIIVLSARDQEPMKVEALDLGADDYVTKPFGVSELLARMRTALRHVARIADAGESVFSIQGLRVDLGRRQVFVAGKEIHLTPIEYKLLTALVRHAGKVLTHRQLLKEAWGPLHVEESHYLRVYMRQLRNKVEINPAHPRYLVTELGVGYRLRTE, from the coding sequence ATGTCCGGACAGGACGTCACAGTGCTTGTCATAGAGGATGAACCGGAGATCCGGCGATTCCTGCGCGCCACGCTGCCGGCGCATGGCTTTCGATTACTGGAGGCGACCACGGGACGGCAGGGCCTGGTGGACGCGAAGGCGCGAACCCCGGACCTGATCCTACTCGATCTCGGCCTTCCGGATCTCGACGGGATTGAGGTGATTCGGCTGGTGCGGGAATGGACGGTCACGCCGATCATCGTCCTGTCGGCTCGAGATCAGGAACCGATGAAAGTCGAAGCGCTCGACCTGGGCGCCGATGACTATGTGACCAAGCCGTTCGGAGTCTCCGAACTGCTCGCTCGAATGCGCACCGCCTTGAGGCATGTGGCTCGAATCGCCGACGCCGGCGAATCGGTGTTTTCCATCCAGGGATTGCGGGTCGATCTGGGGCGGAGGCAGGTGTTCGTGGCGGGCAAAGAAATCCATCTCACGCCTATCGAATACAAGTTGCTCACGGCCCTTGTCCGCCATGCCGGAAAGGTGCTGACCCACCGCCAATTGTTGAAAGAAGCCTGGGGTCCGTTACACGTCGAAGAATCCCATTACCTCCGGGTGTACATGCGGCAGCTCCGGAACAAAGTCGAGATCAACCCGGCGCATCCCCGGTATCTCGTCACGGAACTGGGAGTCGGGTATCGTCTCAGGACCGAGTGA